A genomic region of Lysinibacillus sp. 2017 contains the following coding sequences:
- a CDS encoding HAMP domain-containing sensor histidine kinase, producing MMKPFLLDKMITIGFLCMAFIFMVVFLVVLNVPVITISTMGAVYILSFTGWLIVSFTLAKRKQTKLNHLVQQLEQRYLVGEVLPVPSSYTEKQYYELMQVVSKDAIHRVEQANREAYEYREFVEQWIHELKTPLTAMNLILANDGDKRKLRRELKRLDNLTDQVLHFARLQSIEKDKQFDRFSLAILLNQAVKNQMDVLIAARIQVSIEGDSTVYTDQKALQFIVNQFLINSAKYCPESKVVMTVCDNVFTYEDNGIGIMKHDVPRIFERGYTGTNGRKLGTSTGMGLYIVANMCQELHIHIQVEAEVGQFTRFTLTFPQI from the coding sequence ATGATGAAACCATTTTTATTGGATAAGATGATTACAATTGGTTTTTTATGCATGGCTTTTATTTTCATGGTCGTTTTTTTAGTTGTTCTCAATGTACCGGTCATCACGATTAGTACAATGGGTGCCGTATATATATTGAGCTTTACTGGTTGGCTCATCGTAAGCTTTACTTTGGCTAAAAGAAAACAAACCAAACTTAACCATTTAGTACAGCAATTAGAGCAGCGTTATTTAGTTGGTGAAGTGTTACCTGTGCCAAGCTCCTATACTGAAAAACAATATTATGAACTGATGCAAGTAGTATCAAAAGATGCCATTCATCGTGTGGAACAGGCAAATCGTGAGGCATATGAATACAGGGAATTTGTTGAACAATGGATTCATGAACTAAAAACACCGCTTACCGCGATGAACTTGATTTTAGCGAATGATGGCGATAAGCGAAAATTGCGTCGAGAACTAAAGCGGTTAGACAATTTAACAGATCAAGTGCTTCATTTTGCTAGACTTCAATCAATTGAAAAGGATAAACAATTTGATCGATTCTCGCTTGCAATATTACTTAATCAGGCCGTGAAAAATCAAATGGATGTATTAATTGCAGCGCGAATTCAAGTATCCATTGAAGGGGATTCAACTGTTTACACAGATCAAAAGGCGCTACAGTTTATAGTCAACCAGTTTTTAATCAATAGTGCAAAATATTGTCCTGAAAGTAAAGTAGTCATGACGGTTTGTGACAATGTGTTCACCTATGAGGATAACGGGATTGGGATTATGAAGCATGATGTTCCACGTATTTTTGAGAGAGGATACACAGGAACGAATGGTAGAAAGTTAGGGACAAGTACAGGAATGGGCTTGTATATTGTTGCGAACATGTGTCAGGAGCTGCACATTCACATACAGGTAGAAGCGGAAGTTGGACAGTTTACACGTTTTACACTGACATTTCCACAAATCTAA
- a CDS encoding ABC transporter permease has protein sequence MYKTLAFRNMKRQLRNYLIYFVTIAMTISLVFAMNNMIYNADLQARANSFASLSVGLLVLSGFLCVIIAIVLGYANAYILRLRKREFGTYLTLGMKRHQIVKLFLLENSFLGIFAVGTGFVFGSLLYQGLMLLMSELLDYPFAFSFVSAKGVIITIIMALFIFAVTFFSSSVYLKRVTIYELIHGENKVQKVQHKPIFSVCLTLISAVAIVYAFTNFSTHLEGVFKEESGSEIGLLWMIALLAIALTLFHIGLAKSLMYLLLKSKKLRRRGTNQFVLRQLSATLSSNALLLGILAFLISFAIIAANTGFLYKAVEEVNVEKRFPFDVMGNEDAHEAPAISFEQAKQAIEKYTIIERSIETPFFTSGAVDFLKLTSWYDENFTDRDVYLRESDLNTLLRALGEEPIKLNNEYAIYSDSAIIESYDFSKQTITHNGKLYRLNDVEAKLPAFVWAYFVIVVPDEVVDGMQQVQTAYAWDVKESDFDAEALQKALSYKEPYSNYFVQRSDYRIQSYERLDSMAFSAILIVGVLYLGFVFILLAMAILALKTLSAISEDEKRYRILYRIGVSKAVQTMTLAKQILLFFAFPVIIPILLAIPIAIVSEQFIHLLGFQEELSMQFLSIVIVAVIVMIYFIYFAVTFAITKKHVLMQEN, from the coding sequence GTGTATAAAACATTAGCCTTTCGCAATATGAAACGTCAGCTTCGCAATTATTTAATTTATTTTGTGACGATTGCGATGACCATTTCGCTTGTGTTTGCCATGAACAATATGATTTATAATGCTGATTTACAAGCGCGGGCTAATTCGTTTGCGTCTTTATCTGTCGGGCTGCTCGTATTATCGGGCTTTTTATGTGTTATAATCGCCATCGTACTTGGCTACGCGAATGCTTATATACTTCGATTACGAAAGCGGGAGTTTGGTACCTATTTAACGCTCGGTATGAAACGCCATCAAATTGTGAAGCTATTTTTACTTGAAAATAGCTTTTTAGGCATTTTTGCGGTTGGAACGGGTTTTGTTTTTGGCTCACTTCTCTATCAAGGCTTAATGCTATTGATGTCCGAATTACTGGATTATCCATTTGCATTTTCGTTTGTTTCAGCAAAAGGGGTCATCATCACCATCATCATGGCACTGTTTATTTTTGCTGTTACATTTTTTTCATCCAGTGTGTATTTAAAGCGCGTGACGATTTATGAACTCATTCATGGAGAAAACAAAGTCCAAAAAGTACAACATAAGCCAATATTTTCAGTATGCTTAACGCTTATTTCCGCTGTTGCCATTGTGTATGCTTTTACGAATTTTTCCACACATCTAGAAGGTGTATTTAAAGAAGAAAGCGGTAGTGAAATTGGGCTTCTATGGATGATTGCATTACTTGCGATTGCATTAACACTTTTCCATATCGGCCTAGCCAAAAGCTTGATGTATCTACTGTTAAAAAGTAAAAAACTACGTCGCAGGGGAACAAATCAGTTTGTACTCCGTCAGCTAAGCGCTACATTAAGTTCGAATGCATTGTTACTCGGAATATTAGCTTTTCTCATTTCCTTTGCGATTATCGCAGCAAATACTGGCTTTTTATATAAAGCGGTGGAAGAGGTAAATGTAGAGAAACGGTTTCCATTTGATGTGATGGGTAACGAAGATGCTCATGAAGCACCAGCTATTTCGTTTGAGCAAGCAAAACAAGCCATTGAAAAATATACAATAATTGAACGCTCAATCGAAACACCTTTTTTTACGTCTGGAGCGGTCGATTTTTTAAAGCTAACGTCGTGGTATGATGAAAATTTTACAGATAGAGACGTCTATCTACGTGAATCGGATTTAAATACGTTACTACGAGCGCTTGGTGAGGAGCCAATCAAGCTGAATAATGAATATGCGATTTATTCAGACAGTGCAATTATCGAAAGCTACGATTTTAGTAAACAGACGATTACACATAATGGGAAACTGTATCGGTTAAACGATGTTGAAGCTAAATTACCCGCATTTGTTTGGGCATATTTTGTGATCGTTGTACCTGATGAAGTCGTGGATGGAATGCAGCAGGTGCAAACTGCATATGCATGGGATGTAAAAGAATCGGATTTTGATGCAGAGGCATTACAAAAAGCATTATCTTATAAAGAGCCTTATAGCAATTATTTTGTGCAACGAAGTGACTATCGTATTCAAAGCTATGAGCGATTAGATAGTATGGCATTCTCGGCGATTTTAATTGTAGGTGTTCTATACTTAGGCTTTGTTTTCATTCTGCTTGCGATGGCCATTTTAGCACTTAAAACATTATCGGCCATTAGTGAGGATGAGAAAAGATACCGCATTTTATATCGAATCGGTGTGTCTAAAGCCGTTCAAACAATGACGTTAGCTAAGCAAATATTGCTATTCTTTGCGTTCCCAGTAATCATTCCGATTTTATTGGCGATTCCTATTGCGATTGTATCCGAGCAATTCATTCATTTACTCGGTTTTCAAGAGGAACTAAGTATGCAATTCTTATCCATTGTTATCGTAGCAGTCATTGTCATGATTTATTTCATTTATTTTGCTGTGACATTTGCGATTACTAAAAAACATGTGTTAATGCAAGAAAATTAA
- a CDS encoding cell wall metabolism sensor histidine kinase WalK — protein sequence MKTLYKQYIIVTIIVIVASIGISMILVNGLYNLKVREDTDSKNLHVAQQVSSIIQTLPQNQMDDYLSSVAQLGYQIVTLNDKNKPTFYGAPFDDTNMTNDMLHVLSANSTYHGIRDYRKHFSIVNHYANDVENTIGIPLQVEGKQFALFIRSDNASSFTEMHYLIVGFLLVSAIMIFAAMIFLARQLVRPIKQLQLATEQIAQENYDINLNINRNDELGLLATQFQKMAQHLAENDQLKKDFINNVSHDFQSPLLNIQGYASVLKDAENTEEERIQYLEIIEQETKRLSALTKQLLLLSSLDQRNLPIEKKRFAVDQQLKNLLFAKRWLLDDREMELVYELEPLEIFADEHLLEQVWDNLLTNAIRYSENKGKIVVTCTNDEQTVNVVIKDYGIGIPEEAIERVTDRFYRVDTARSNQSSGLGLAIVAEIVQRHEGELIIKSELGKGTTITVQLPKN from the coding sequence ATGAAAACACTATACAAGCAATATATTATCGTAACCATTATCGTTATCGTAGCAAGCATAGGGATTTCCATGATTTTAGTAAATGGTCTTTATAACTTGAAAGTAAGAGAAGATACGGATTCCAAAAATTTACATGTTGCACAACAAGTATCCTCGATTATCCAAACATTGCCTCAAAATCAAATGGATGACTATTTAAGCTCTGTTGCACAGCTTGGCTATCAAATCGTTACGCTAAATGATAAGAATAAGCCAACCTTTTATGGTGCGCCATTTGATGATACAAATATGACGAATGACATGTTACATGTATTGTCGGCCAATAGCACTTATCACGGAATTAGAGATTATAGAAAACACTTTTCTATTGTGAATCATTATGCCAATGACGTAGAAAATACTATTGGCATACCTTTACAAGTGGAAGGCAAACAATTTGCCCTTTTTATTCGTTCAGATAATGCTTCATCATTTACCGAAATGCACTATTTGATCGTTGGCTTTTTACTTGTCAGTGCCATTATGATTTTTGCTGCAATGATTTTTTTAGCACGACAGCTTGTGCGACCAATCAAACAATTACAGCTAGCAACCGAGCAAATTGCGCAAGAAAATTATGACATCAATTTAAATATTAATCGAAATGACGAGCTTGGCTTACTTGCAACGCAGTTTCAAAAAATGGCACAACATTTAGCAGAAAATGACCAGTTAAAAAAAGACTTTATTAATAATGTGTCTCATGATTTCCAATCACCACTTCTCAATATTCAAGGCTATGCAAGCGTCTTAAAGGATGCCGAAAATACAGAGGAAGAGCGTATTCAATATTTGGAAATTATTGAGCAAGAAACAAAACGTCTATCTGCGCTTACAAAGCAATTACTATTACTTAGTTCATTGGACCAAAGGAATTTACCGATTGAGAAAAAAAGGTTCGCCGTCGATCAGCAGCTTAAAAATCTATTATTTGCAAAGCGCTGGCTATTGGATGACCGGGAAATGGAACTCGTGTATGAACTCGAGCCTTTAGAAATTTTTGCTGACGAGCATTTACTTGAACAAGTATGGGATAACTTATTAACGAATGCGATTCGCTATAGTGAAAATAAAGGGAAAATTGTGGTGACGTGTACGAATGATGAACAAACGGTTAACGTCGTTATAAAAGACTATGGTATTGGTATTCCCGAAGAGGCAATTGAACGTGTAACCGACCGCTTTTACCGAGTAGATACTGCTCGCTCTAATCAAAGTAGCGGCCTTGGCCTTGCGATTGTAGCGGAAATTGTACAGCGTCATGAAGGCGAGCTAATCATTAAAAGTGAATTAGGAAAAGGTACGACCATTACCGTACAGTTGCCGAAAAATTAG
- a CDS encoding ABC transporter ATP-binding protein, giving the protein MTALLQIEDVTKYYGNSQVMTKALDGISFQVTKGDFIAIMGASGSGKSTLLNCVATIDKVSAGKIVLAGEEISAKKENELANYRRDQLGFIFQEYNLLDTLTVEENIVLPLNLQGVPEKKASVLCRKMAKELGIVEQLQKFPIELSGGQRQRVACARALITNPRIILADEPTGALDSTNSKKLMETLAIMNEQMDATILMVTHDALVGSYAKRVLFLKDGKLWNELYKGDKSSRAMHEEILATMALLGGEGRV; this is encoded by the coding sequence ATGACGGCTTTACTTCAAATAGAGGATGTAACGAAATATTATGGAAACAGTCAGGTCATGACTAAGGCATTAGACGGCATTTCCTTTCAGGTGACAAAGGGTGATTTTATTGCGATTATGGGGGCTTCTGGTTCAGGAAAAAGTACACTCCTAAACTGTGTCGCCACAATCGATAAAGTGAGTGCAGGGAAAATTGTACTTGCGGGAGAAGAAATTTCAGCAAAAAAAGAAAATGAATTAGCGAACTACAGACGTGATCAATTAGGCTTTATTTTTCAAGAGTATAATTTACTCGATACATTAACGGTAGAAGAAAATATCGTGTTGCCATTAAATTTACAAGGTGTACCAGAAAAGAAAGCATCCGTACTTTGCCGGAAAATGGCAAAGGAACTCGGTATCGTCGAACAGCTTCAAAAATTTCCGATTGAATTATCAGGCGGGCAACGTCAGCGAGTAGCGTGTGCGCGGGCATTAATTACGAATCCTCGTATCATTTTGGCGGATGAACCAACTGGCGCATTAGATTCGACGAATTCAAAAAAGCTAATGGAAACATTGGCCATCATGAACGAACAGATGGATGCAACGATTTTAATGGTCACACATGATGCATTAGTCGGTTCCTATGCAAAGCGTGTGCTGTTTTTAAAGGACGGTAAGCTTTGGAATGAGCTTTATAAAGGGGATAAATCAAGTCGTGCGATGCATGAAGAAATTTTAGCGACGATGGCACTACTTGGAGGTGAAGGGCGTGTATAA